A single region of the Tachyglossus aculeatus isolate mTacAcu1 chromosome X1, mTacAcu1.pri, whole genome shotgun sequence genome encodes:
- the TMEM14A gene encoding transmembrane protein 14A has protein sequence MAIDWIGFGYAGMVAFGGILGYSRKGSIVSLIAGLFFGSMATYGAFCVSRDTRDVKVSLLTAFVLATIMGVRFKRSKKLMPAGIVSGLSLLMILRLVFMLL, from the exons ATGGCCATCGACTGGATTGGATTTGGATACGCTGGGATGGTGGCTTTTGGAGGCATCTTGGGTTACAGTCGCAAAG GTAGTATAGTATCTTTGATTGCTGGACTTTTCTTTGGCTCGATGGCTACCTATGGAGCTTTCTGTGTCTCTCGTGACACCCGGGATGTAAAGGTATCATTGC TTACGGCTTTCGTCCTGGCTACAATAATGGGCGTGCGGTTCAAGAGATCCAAGAAACTCATGCCAGCCGGAATTGTCTCTGGGCTCAG CCTCTTGATGATTTTGAGACTCGTTTTTATGCTGCTGTAA